The proteins below come from a single Leptospira ellinghausenii genomic window:
- a CDS encoding prepilin-type N-terminal cleavage/methylation domain-containing protein produces MQKHNLVKQSRKAFTLFEVTIAMAMAAMVMTYTYSMIAEGISYQKKAVLLANAVHLAKIKMAQVDSSTTMQTDTSRGSIGAFPGYTFETEIKEEEMDLLKLAGGPNAEELRKKAPKDMLGDKDVGLSDLMKKRGQKKSFETGGVLKVFRVKVSIFYMDGNKKETYSVETFRSAKY; encoded by the coding sequence ATGCAAAAACACAACCTCGTTAAACAATCTCGTAAAGCATTTACTCTATTTGAAGTCACAATCGCTATGGCGATGGCAGCAATGGTGATGACCTATACTTATTCAATGATAGCGGAAGGAATTTCGTATCAAAAAAAAGCTGTCTTACTTGCGAATGCGGTTCATTTGGCAAAAATTAAAATGGCCCAAGTGGATTCATCCACCACTATGCAAACGGATACATCACGAGGTTCCATTGGTGCATTCCCTGGTTATACATTTGAAACAGAAATTAAAGAAGAGGAAATGGACTTACTCAAACTTGCAGGTGGTCCCAATGCAGAAGAACTTCGAAAAAAAGCACCAAAGGATATGTTAGGTGATAAAGATGTGGGTCTTAGTGACCTCATGAAAAAAAGAGGTCAGAAAAAAAGTTTTGAAACTGGGGGAGTTTTAAAAGTTTTCCGAGTGAAGGTTTCCATATTTTATATGGATGGAAATAAAAAAGAAACCTATAGTGTTGAAACGTTCAGGAGTGCAAAATACTAA
- a CDS encoding type II secretion system protein GspJ: MNVLRKFRCLNLYNQKRRGFTLVEISIVVMIMAVIFTGIFSVFYTANKISKKGASRKGANRKDILYAMENIRGTLARTYFIDNQKRILFVGKQEGVTGARNDRIVFATSNPNSEEEGQASVREVSFYLRKMPNPKMEGLSYLIRREDEMVDTFPTQGGVEHILLENVKSFQMKFSERGDKWVDDWNSRTTKKIPRLIRFEIISLVGSAFVKYESLAHPVILYK, encoded by the coding sequence ATGAATGTTTTGCGGAAATTCCGTTGTTTGAATTTATACAATCAAAAACGTAGAGGGTTTACACTCGTAGAGATTTCCATTGTTGTGATGATCATGGCTGTTATTTTTACTGGGATATTTTCCGTTTTTTATACTGCCAATAAAATTTCCAAAAAAGGAGCTTCGAGAAAAGGAGCCAATCGAAAGGATATTTTGTATGCCATGGAAAATATACGAGGAACTTTAGCTCGTACCTATTTTATCGATAACCAAAAACGAATTTTATTTGTGGGAAAACAAGAAGGAGTGACTGGAGCAAGGAATGATCGGATTGTTTTTGCGACTTCCAATCCCAATTCGGAAGAAGAGGGCCAAGCATCTGTCAGGGAAGTTTCCTTTTATTTACGAAAGATGCCCAATCCGAAAATGGAAGGTTTGTCCTATCTCATTCGGAGAGAAGACGAAATGGTAGATACCTTTCCTACGCAAGGCGGAGTAGAACATATTTTACTTGAGAATGTAAAAAGTTTCCAAATGAAATTTTCGGAACGTGGAGACAAATGGGTAGATGATTGGAATTCCCGTACCACAAAAAAAATTCCAAGGCTCATTCGGTTTGAAATCATATCATTAGTGGGGAGTGCCTTTGTTAAATATGAATCACTTGCGCATCCGGTTATTCTCTACAAATAA
- a CDS encoding general secretion pathway protein GspK, whose amino-acid sequence MNHLRIRLFSTNKNAKKGFMVYLLVMAIGTASLFTASKFFEDAATEYRVARAQADGFRAHMLAKAGFMGAVGALKKIPEEVLYQSGLAMDPPPIPLGGGVIYYTMSPEDGKININSLVKIYDDQPNQRTIEMVTRLFYQFGLKREMIFPILDWIDENHQETGGGAEQYYYSRLIPPRKIKNAPFYSLSELLNVKGYDRSVVYESLKPKDYDKNNSKDFMTEEERALRSDKDYVLSNNITAYLPAGDSYDDRININTAPYFVLISLSDFMTKQAAMKILKLKLQKGGYIKELKDLETEPEFQVKTTGDLTLYKELAGEGTDVSGGRIKTKGEVYKITGVGIIKDKVVRKVTGLFDLTNNQMLYYTED is encoded by the coding sequence ATGAATCACTTGCGCATCCGGTTATTCTCTACAAATAAAAACGCGAAAAAAGGGTTTATGGTCTATCTCCTTGTGATGGCCATTGGGACTGCGTCCTTATTTACAGCTTCAAAATTTTTTGAAGATGCTGCCACAGAATACCGAGTAGCAAGGGCACAAGCGGATGGTTTCCGAGCACATATGTTGGCGAAGGCTGGATTTATGGGAGCTGTCGGTGCTTTAAAAAAGATCCCAGAAGAGGTTTTATACCAGTCTGGACTTGCCATGGACCCACCTCCGATTCCCCTTGGGGGAGGTGTGATTTATTACACGATGAGCCCGGAAGATGGCAAAATCAATATCAACTCGCTTGTTAAAATTTACGATGACCAACCCAACCAAAGGACAATTGAAATGGTCACTCGCTTGTTCTACCAGTTTGGCCTCAAAAGAGAGATGATTTTTCCGATTCTGGATTGGATTGATGAAAACCACCAGGAAACGGGGGGTGGTGCGGAACAGTATTATTACAGTCGTCTAATCCCTCCAAGAAAGATCAAAAATGCTCCCTTTTATTCCCTTTCTGAACTTTTAAATGTGAAAGGGTATGACCGCTCCGTTGTGTACGAAAGTTTAAAACCGAAGGATTACGATAAAAATAATTCAAAAGACTTTATGACAGAAGAGGAAAGAGCTCTTCGTTCCGATAAAGACTATGTGCTCTCCAATAATATCACTGCTTATTTGCCTGCGGGAGATTCGTATGATGACCGGATCAATATCAATACGGCACCTTATTTTGTACTGATTTCCCTTTCTGATTTTATGACCAAACAGGCCGCCATGAAAATTTTGAAACTCAAGTTGCAGAAAGGAGGCTATATTAAAGAATTGAAAGATCTGGAGACAGAACCTGAGTTCCAAGTAAAAACAACGGGTGACCTTACTTTGTATAAAGAGCTTGCAGGGGAAGGAACCGATGTATCGGGTGGCCGGATCAAAACCAAGGGTGAAGTTTACAAAATTACAGGGGTAGGGATTATAAAGGATAAAGTGGTTCGTAAGGTAACAGGATTATTTGATCTTACCAACAACCAGATGTTATACTATACTGAAGATTAA